In Sorghum bicolor cultivar BTx623 chromosome 10, Sorghum_bicolor_NCBIv3, whole genome shotgun sequence, one genomic interval encodes:
- the LOC110431067 gene encoding uncharacterized protein LOC110431067: protein MSFLPSHSIDPHTVLQPAFEAALGLFSMLAGRLRICDGHVVVGAAAMPVVLAESGLSAADVDTDCPYSALLDRLAPPGDGDDAGTPVLALQATRFACGGGICSWHLDSRRKGSFSSRPDTGGSGEEAAAWRRAPCAPRVSTPLARPRLRPFAAAAEPPCGGAGARGRRARRAVRAEGAGGRAQAGGARGRGAEDGADRARAHGRRAQGCGEVCQEYAWKHPRSTAQDLVYRCGEVYQEYAKTFYLATQLMTPERRRASPILWRQNW, encoded by the exons ATGTCCTTCTTACCCTCTCACTCCATTGACCCTCACACGGTCCTCCAGCCCGCGTTCGAGGCTGCGCTCGGTCTCTTCTCGATGCTCGCGGGCCGCCTCCGCATCTGCGACGGCCACGTCGTGGTCGGCGCTGCCGCCATGCCCGTCGTCCTCGCGGAGTCCGGCCTGTCGGCGGCCGACGTCGACACCGACTGCCCCTACTCGGCGCTGCTCGACCGCCTCGCGCCACCAGGGGACGGCGACGACGCGGGTACCCCGGTGCTTGCGCTCCAGGCCACGCGGTTCGCGTGCGGCGGCGGCATCTGCAGTTGGCACCTTGACAGTCGGCGCAAAGGTTCTTTTAGTTCTCGGCCAGACACGGGAGGCAGCGGCGAGGAGGCCGCGGCGTGGCGCCGTGCTCCGTGCGCACCGCGGGTTTCAACACCATTGGCACGCCCCCGACTCCGCCCCTTCGCTGCTGCTGCCGAGCCTCCATGTGGAGGCGCCGGCGCCCGGGGGCGACGCGCTCGCCGTGCCGTTCGAGCAGAGGGTGCAGGAGGTCGTGCTCAAGCAGGCGGCGCTCGCGGCCGCGGCGCCGAGGACGGCGCGGATCGAGCCCGTGCCCATGGACGGCGGGCTCAAGGCTGCGGGGAGGTCTGCCAGGAGTACGCTTGGAAACACCCCCGCTCCACAGCACAGGATCTCGTTTACCGCTGCGGGGAGGTCTACCAGGAGTACGCCAAGACATTCTACTTGG CGACGCAGCTGATGACACCGGAGAGGAGGAGGGCAAGCCCCATTCTTTGGCGTCAAAATTGGTAG
- the LOC8070758 gene encoding mitochondrial phosphate carrier protein 3, mitochondrial has protein sequence MALSDRSRESLLPSFLYSPAATRSFAGASRFPASPAAAAASAPSVAGGGALPFTIQAPNEKIEMYSPAFYAACTAGGIASCGLTHMAVTPLDLVKCNMQIDPAKYKSISSGFGILAKEQGVRGFFRGWVPTLLGYSAQGACKFGFYEFFKKYYSDIAGPEYAQKYKTLIYLAGSASAEVIADVALCPFEAVKVRVQTQPGFARGLSDGLPKFIKSEGALGLYKGIVPLWGRQIPYTMMKFASFETIVELIYKHAVPVPKSECSKPFQLGISFAGGYIAGVFCAIVSHPADNLVSFLNNAKGATVGDAVKKLGLWGLFTRGLPLRIVMIGTLTGAQWGIYDAFKVMVGLPTTGGVTPAPAPATEEAALKASA, from the exons atggcgctcTCTGACCGCTCCCGCGAGTCACTCCTACCGAGCTTCCTCTACTCCCCGGCGGCGACGAGGTCCTTCGCAGGCGCCTCCCGCTTTCCCGCCTcgcccgccgcggcggcggcctcggCCCCGAGCGTAGCGGGAGGTGGCGCCCTGCCGTTCACGATCCAGGCACCCAATGAGAAGATCGAGATGTACTCGCCAGCGTTCTACGCCGCCTGCACGGCCGGAGGCATCGCCAGCTGCGGGCTCACTCACATGGCCGTCACGCCGCTCGACCTCGTCAAGTGCAACATGCAG atTGATCCGGCAAAATACAAGAGCATCTCATCTGGTTTTGGAATACTGGCCAAGGAGCAAGGAGTGAGGGGCTTCTTCAGGGGGTGGGTGCCAACCCTGCTTGGCTACAGtgcccagggagcttgcaagtTTGGATTCTATGAATTCTTTAAGAAATACTACTCAGATATTGCTGGGCCTGAGTATGCTCAGAAATACAAGACCCTAATATACCTGGCTGGGTCGGCTTCTGCTGAGGTGATTGCTGATGTGGCTCTCTGCCCCTTTGAAGCCGTGAAGGTCCGTGTGCAGACACAACCTGGATTTGCTCGTGGTCTCAGTGATGGGCTCCCCAAGTTCATCAAATCTGAGGGTGCCTTGGG GCTTTACAAGGGAATTGTCCCTCTCTGGGGTCGTCAGATTCCTT ATACAATGATGAAGTTTGCTTCATTTGAGACCATTGTTGAACTTATCTACAAGCATGCTGTTCCTGTTCCAAAGTCAGAGTGTAGCAAACCTTTCCAATTGGGTATCAGCTTTGCCGGTGGCTACATCGCTGGTGTTTTCTGTGCCATTGTTTCTCACCCTGCTGATAACTTGGTCTCTTTCCTGAACAATGCCAAGGGTGCTACGGTCGGTGAT GCTGTTAAGAAGCTTGGCCTCTGGGGCCTCTTCACTCGTGGTCTTCCTCTTCGTATTGTGATGATTGGTACTCTTACTGGAGCCCAGTGGGGTATTTATGATGCATTCAAAGTCATGGTTGGACT GCCGACAACTGGAGGTGTCACGCCAGCACCAGCTCCTGCTACTGAGGAGGCTGCATTGAAGGCCAGTGCATGA
- the LOC8077348 gene encoding E3 ubiquitin-protein ligase RDUF1 translates to MSTGAAGGVRRRRRTWRLYWCYVCGRAVRAVSYPTSDVFCPRCFGRFLHEIDLPAPRPVVPPADQFFQPPFLPHDGPRRWDEDDYDVDAPPPLPPPPVGWDEFFIGANLDALIERLTQDDRPGPAPAPESAIESLPTVQVSPANLSDGSQCPVCKEEFELGEAARELPCKHAYHTDCIVPWLRLHNSCPVCRQELPQQPADGAQDDGGREEGSGEMETETEAPPGPVVMAGWGPLAWLPLSRGPDGDGRVRNEANDGDGDGDADAAGGGSCAPAILQSFVVVAACFVVLSFFV, encoded by the exons ATGTCCACgggcgcggcgggcggcgtgCGACGGCGCCGGCGGACGTGGCGCCTGTACTGGTGCTACGTGTGCGGCCGCGCGGTGCGCGCCGTCTCGTACCCGACCTCGGACGTCTTCTGCCCGCGCTGCTTCGGCCGCTTCCTGCACGAGATCGACCTGCCAGCGCCGCGGCCCGTGGTCCCGCCGGCCGACCAGTTCTTCCAGCCGCCGTTCCTCCCGCACGACGGTCCCCGCCGCTGG gacgaggacgactaCGACGTCGACGCGCCACCGCCATTGCCACCACCTCCCGTTGGCTGGGACGAGTTcttcatcggggctaacctggacgcTCTCATCGAGCGGCTCACGCAGGACGACCGCCCtgggccggcgccggcgccggagtCAGCCATCGAGTCGCTCCCCACGGTGCAGGTCTCCCCGGCGAACCTGTCGGACGGCTCGCAGTGCCCCGTGTGCAAGGAGGAGTTCGAGCTCGGGGAGGCCGCGAGGGAGCTGCCGTGCAAGCACGCGTACCACACGGACTGCATCGTGCCGTGGCTCCGGCTCCACAATTCGTGCCCGGTCTGCCGACAGGAGCTGCCGCAGCAGCCGGCGGACGGGGCACAGGATGACGGCGGACGCGAAGAAGGAAGTGGCGAGatggagacggagacggaggcGCCGCCGGGGCCGGTGGTGATGGCTGGATGGGGTCCCCTGGCTTGGCTGCCATTGTCACGCGGGCCGGACGGGGACGGTCGGGTGAGGAATGAAGCGAATGACGGTGACGGTGACGGTGACGCTGACGCCGCCGGCGGTGGTTCTTGTGCACCGGCTATCCTTCAGTCTTTTGTCGTCGTCGCTGCTTGCTTTGTCGTCCTCTCGTTCTTCGTTTGA